In Streptomyces sp. NBC_01426, one genomic interval encodes:
- a CDS encoding DUF4349 domain-containing protein encodes MGTTRGTTHAHRTAATLAALSLAGALALTGCSASSGDEGRSASADKAAAGPREAAPQQGAAQGKPGAAAPSAGADAGQKPVTVRPHIIRTATLAIETTNAQKALSAARTAAENAGGYVGNESTRRDDDGRMTSSVTLRVPGERFDSVLGALEGGGKLLNRKVEAQDVTEKVADVDSRVRSQQASVARVREMMDKASALSDVVMLESELSRRQSDLESLLAQQSALKDQTALGTITLEVSEPAPKRAAPEKKEKDEPAFMDALHGGWDVFTTLVRYLALAVGAVLPFALAAALVAVGVRVYRRFRPATPKAGLTRKWVTVPAQPSRAADSPEAADSEVGADSDR; translated from the coding sequence ATGGGCACCACACGCGGGACCACCCACGCACACCGCACGGCGGCGACGTTGGCCGCGCTCTCCCTGGCCGGGGCCCTCGCGCTCACCGGCTGCTCGGCCTCCTCCGGCGACGAGGGCCGGTCGGCGTCCGCCGACAAGGCCGCGGCCGGACCGCGCGAGGCCGCCCCCCAGCAGGGCGCGGCCCAGGGCAAGCCCGGGGCGGCGGCCCCCTCGGCGGGGGCGGACGCGGGTCAGAAGCCGGTGACGGTCCGCCCGCACATCATCCGTACGGCGACCCTGGCGATCGAGACGACGAACGCGCAGAAGGCGCTCTCCGCGGCCCGCACGGCGGCCGAGAACGCGGGCGGGTACGTCGGCAACGAGTCCACGCGGCGCGACGACGACGGCCGCATGACCTCGTCGGTGACCCTGCGGGTGCCGGGCGAGCGCTTCGACTCCGTCCTGGGCGCGCTGGAGGGCGGCGGGAAGCTGCTGAACCGGAAGGTCGAGGCGCAGGACGTGACGGAGAAGGTCGCGGACGTCGACAGCCGGGTCCGGTCGCAGCAGGCCAGCGTGGCGCGGGTGCGGGAGATGATGGACAAGGCCTCGGCGCTCTCCGACGTGGTCATGCTGGAGAGCGAGTTGAGCCGGCGTCAGTCCGACCTGGAGTCGCTGCTGGCCCAGCAGTCCGCGCTGAAGGACCAGACCGCGCTCGGCACGATCACCCTGGAGGTCTCGGAGCCGGCCCCGAAGCGGGCGGCCCCGGAGAAGAAGGAGAAGGACGAACCGGCGTTCATGGACGCACTGCACGGCGGCTGGGACGTCTTCACCACCCTGGTGCGGTACCTGGCCCTGGCGGTGGGCGCCGTCCTGCCGTTCGCCCTGGCGGCCGCGCTGGTGGCGGTGGGCGTCCGGGTGTACCGCAGGTTCCGCCCGGCGACTCCGAAGGCGGGCCTGACCCGGAAGTGGGTGACGGTGCCGGCGCAGCCGTCGCGGGCCGCGGACTCCCCCGAGGCGGCCGACTCCGAGGTCGGGGCCGACTCCGACCGTTGA
- the hemG gene encoding protoporphyrinogen oxidase, translating to MHEADTRTDRPGPSGHVVVIGGGIAGLAAAHRLLADGLRVTLLEAGPRLGGKLRAGELAGLPVDLGAESVLARRPEAVALAQAVGLGEALQPPATATAHLWTRGALRPMPRGHVMGVPGDVGPLAASGVLSNEGLARIEAEHALPPAEIGEDVAVGEYVAARLGREVVDRLVEPLLGGVYAGDAYRISMRAAVPQLFEAARAHALLGDGVREIQRRAAAQPGPAGPVFAGIAGGIGRLPLAVAEACRAAGARISTDTPVREIVRTPGGWRVIAGSEVIEADGVVLAVPAGAAARLLDDLAPTAAAPLRDVEYASMALVTMAFRRSDLPAAIADGGASGFLVPPVDGRTIKASTFSSNKWAWAGADPDLFLLRTSVGRHGDEGDLARDDADLVEISLGDLGAAVGLAARPVASTVTRWNAGLPQYPVGHLDRVARIRAAVGALPGLAVCGALYDGVGIPACVASAGKAADTVLAGLRTRSGPLATTTDQHTGQ from the coding sequence ATGCACGAAGCGGACACGCGTACGGATCGACCGGGCCCCTCCGGTCACGTCGTCGTCATCGGCGGCGGTATCGCGGGCCTCGCGGCGGCCCACCGACTCCTCGCCGACGGGCTCCGCGTCACCCTCCTGGAGGCCGGCCCGCGCCTCGGCGGCAAACTGCGCGCCGGTGAACTCGCCGGCCTGCCCGTCGACCTCGGCGCCGAATCGGTGCTCGCCCGCCGCCCCGAGGCGGTCGCCCTCGCCCAGGCCGTCGGGCTCGGGGAGGCCCTCCAGCCACCCGCCACCGCCACCGCCCACCTGTGGACCCGGGGCGCGCTGCGCCCCATGCCGCGCGGCCACGTCATGGGCGTGCCCGGCGACGTGGGCCCGCTCGCCGCCTCCGGTGTGCTCTCCAACGAGGGCCTGGCCCGGATCGAGGCCGAACACGCCCTGCCGCCCGCCGAGATCGGCGAGGACGTGGCCGTCGGCGAGTACGTCGCCGCACGGCTGGGCCGCGAGGTCGTCGACCGCCTGGTGGAACCGCTGCTCGGCGGCGTCTACGCGGGCGACGCCTACCGCATCTCGATGCGCGCCGCCGTCCCCCAGCTCTTCGAGGCGGCCCGCGCCCACGCGCTGCTCGGCGACGGGGTGCGGGAGATCCAGCGCCGGGCGGCGGCCCAACCCGGCCCGGCCGGGCCGGTCTTCGCCGGCATCGCCGGCGGCATCGGACGACTCCCGCTCGCCGTGGCCGAGGCGTGCCGCGCCGCCGGGGCGCGGATCTCGACCGACACCCCCGTGCGCGAGATCGTCCGTACGCCCGGAGGCTGGCGGGTGATCGCCGGATCCGAGGTCATCGAGGCCGACGGAGTGGTCCTGGCCGTCCCGGCCGGGGCCGCCGCCCGGCTGCTCGACGACCTCGCGCCCACCGCGGCCGCCCCGCTGCGCGACGTCGAGTACGCCTCCATGGCCCTGGTCACCATGGCCTTCCGGCGGTCCGACCTGCCCGCCGCGATCGCCGACGGCGGCGCCAGCGGTTTCCTCGTGCCGCCCGTGGACGGCCGGACCATCAAGGCCTCCACCTTCTCCTCCAACAAGTGGGCGTGGGCCGGGGCCGACCCCGACCTGTTCCTGCTGCGGACCTCCGTCGGCCGGCACGGCGACGAGGGCGACCTGGCGCGCGACGACGCCGACCTGGTCGAGATCTCGCTGGGGGACCTCGGCGCCGCCGTGGGCCTCGCGGCCCGGCCCGTCGCCTCCACCGTCACCCGCTGGAACGCGGGACTGCCGCAGTACCCGGTGGGCCACCTCGACCGGGTCGCCCGGATCCGGGCCGCGGTCGGCGCCCTGCCGGGCCTCGCGGTGTGCGGAGCGCTCTACGACGGGGTCGGCATCCCGGCCTGTGTCGCGAGCGCCGGCAAGGCCGCGGACACGGTGCTCGCGGGACTTCGAACGCGTTCGGGACCCCTGGCCACGACCACTGATCAGCACACGGGACAATAG
- a CDS encoding ribonuclease D, with the protein MTDAQETAAHLRTTTGGGPPDEEVSSDGLPVPLLEPREGIPPVVADAESLAEVVAAFAAGTGPVAVDAERASGYRYGQRAYLVQLRREGAGSALIDPVGCPDLSSLGEALSGTEWILHAATQDLPCLREIGMAPTSLFDTELAGRLAGFPRVGLGAMVESVLGYTLEKGHSAVDWSTRPLPEPWLRYAALDVELLVDLRDALEKELDRQGKLDWAHQEFDAIASAPPAPPRKDPWRRTSGMHKVRRRRQMAVVRELWESRDRIAQRRDVSPGKVLGDAAIVEAALAMPLNASALSALPGYGQRMGRRQLEQWMAAVDRAKALPENELPQPGATPAGPPPPRSWADKDPAAAARLSAARAAVTALAEGLNLPQENLITPDTVRRLCWEPPQRLEADTVSEALAAHGARPWQVEQVTPALVEALATTD; encoded by the coding sequence GTGACCGACGCCCAAGAGACCGCAGCACACCTGCGCACCACCACCGGGGGCGGCCCCCCGGACGAAGAGGTTTCGTCCGATGGGTTGCCCGTTCCCTTGCTGGAGCCCCGCGAGGGCATCCCCCCGGTGGTCGCCGACGCGGAGTCCCTCGCCGAGGTGGTCGCGGCCTTCGCCGCGGGCACCGGCCCCGTCGCCGTCGACGCCGAGCGCGCCTCCGGCTACCGCTACGGGCAGCGCGCCTACCTGGTGCAGTTGCGCCGCGAAGGCGCGGGATCGGCGCTGATCGACCCGGTCGGCTGCCCCGACCTCTCCAGCCTGGGCGAGGCGCTGTCCGGGACCGAGTGGATCCTGCACGCCGCCACCCAGGACCTGCCGTGCCTGCGCGAAATAGGCATGGCCCCCACCTCTTTGTTCGACACCGAACTGGCGGGCCGCCTGGCGGGCTTCCCGCGGGTCGGGCTCGGCGCGATGGTCGAGAGCGTGCTCGGCTACACGCTGGAGAAGGGCCACTCCGCCGTCGACTGGTCCACCCGCCCCCTCCCGGAGCCGTGGCTGCGCTACGCCGCGCTGGACGTGGAACTGCTGGTGGACCTGCGGGACGCCCTGGAGAAGGAACTGGACCGGCAGGGCAAGCTGGACTGGGCCCACCAGGAGTTCGACGCCATCGCCTCCGCTCCGCCCGCGCCCCCGCGCAAGGACCCGTGGCGCCGCACCTCCGGCATGCACAAGGTGCGCCGACGCCGGCAGATGGCCGTCGTGCGCGAGCTGTGGGAGTCCCGCGACCGGATCGCGCAGCGGCGTGACGTGTCCCCCGGCAAGGTGCTGGGGGACGCGGCGATCGTCGAGGCCGCGCTGGCCATGCCGCTCAACGCGAGCGCGCTGTCCGCCCTTCCCGGCTACGGGCAGCGGATGGGCCGACGCCAGCTGGAGCAGTGGATGGCCGCCGTGGACCGGGCCAAGGCGCTGCCCGAGAACGAACTGCCGCAGCCGGGCGCCACCCCGGCCGGTCCGCCGCCGCCGCGTTCCTGGGCCGACAAGGACCCGGCCGCCGCCGCCAGGCTCTCGGCGGCCCGGGCCGCCGTCACGGCGCTGGCCGAGGGGCTGAACCTGCCCCAGGAGAACCTGATCACCCCCGACACGGTCCGCAGGCTGTGCTGGGAGCCGCCGCAGCGCCTGGAGGCCGACACGGTGTCCGAGGCCCTGGCGGCCCACGGCGCCCGCCCCTGGCAGGTCGAGCAGGTGACCCCGGCGCTGGTCGAGGCGCTCGCCACCACCGACTGA
- a CDS encoding helix-turn-helix transcriptional regulator: MSVLLEQPASLVAYRPNKPTAMVVVADPRVRSTVTRHLWALGVRDVIEASSIAEARPRVGSPRDICVADVHLPDGSGLTLLSETRAAGWPNGLALSAADDIGAVRNALAGGVKGYVVTGTRTNIGLPTRPGAAPIGAAAARMHRRPPGAPSHPGGYRELSGREVEVLRLVAEGQSNKAIGVSMGLSALTVKSHLARIARKLGTGDRAGMVAVALRTGIIH; this comes from the coding sequence GTGTCCGTTCTTCTCGAGCAGCCCGCAAGCCTGGTCGCCTACCGCCCGAACAAGCCGACGGCCATGGTCGTCGTGGCCGACCCGCGCGTCCGTTCCACCGTGACCCGCCATCTGTGGGCCCTCGGAGTACGTGATGTGATCGAGGCTTCGTCCATCGCGGAGGCCCGCCCCCGCGTCGGCAGCCCGCGCGACATCTGCGTGGCCGACGTACACCTGCCCGACGGCTCCGGTCTCACCCTGCTCTCCGAGACCCGTGCCGCCGGCTGGCCGAACGGCCTGGCCCTGTCCGCCGCCGATGACATCGGCGCCGTCCGCAACGCCCTCGCGGGCGGAGTGAAGGGCTACGTCGTCACCGGCACCCGGACCAACATCGGGCTCCCCACCCGGCCCGGCGCCGCCCCCATCGGTGCCGCCGCCGCCCGCATGCACCGCCGCCCCCCGGGTGCCCCGAGCCACCCGGGCGGCTACCGAGAGCTCTCCGGCCGCGAGGTCGAGGTCCTGCGCCTCGTCGCGGAGGGCCAGTCCAACAAGGCCATCGGCGTCTCGATGGGCCTGTCCGCACTGACCGTGAAGTCCCACCTCGCCCGGATCGCCCGCAAGCTGGGCACCGGCGACCGGGCCGGGATGGTCGCCGTCGCCCTGCGGACCGGAATCATCCACTGA
- a CDS encoding DUF3000 domain-containing protein, with translation MAAAQGRFSDGADGVDSAKESSVPLPFRRAVDGLKKARLRQGIEIDPTKPPQRLAPYAYALEAAVVDGEDDLADGRLILLHDPSGHDAWQGTFRLVTLVRAELEPEMAADPLLPEVCWSWLTGALEARGLTYGEPSGTVTMASSHYFGGLSERRPATQIEIRASWTPREGVGGVPDTSAHLSAWCELLCQIAGLPPVGPTDTVTGVVSLPQRRGPHHP, from the coding sequence ATGGCTGCGGCTCAGGGACGATTTTCAGATGGCGCTGACGGTGTGGACAGCGCGAAGGAGAGCTCCGTCCCGCTCCCGTTCCGGCGGGCGGTCGACGGCTTGAAGAAGGCGCGGTTGCGGCAGGGGATCGAGATCGACCCCACCAAGCCGCCGCAGAGACTGGCCCCGTACGCCTACGCGCTGGAGGCGGCGGTCGTCGACGGCGAGGACGACCTGGCCGACGGCCGGCTGATCCTGTTGCACGATCCGTCCGGGCACGACGCCTGGCAGGGCACCTTCCGCCTGGTGACGCTGGTACGGGCGGAACTGGAGCCGGAGATGGCCGCGGACCCGCTCCTCCCCGAGGTGTGCTGGTCCTGGCTGACGGGGGCGCTGGAGGCGCGCGGGCTGACGTACGGCGAGCCCAGCGGGACGGTGACCATGGCGAGCTCGCACTATTTCGGCGGGCTCTCGGAGCGGCGACCGGCCACCCAGATCGAGATCAGGGCCTCGTGGACGCCGCGCGAGGGGGTGGGCGGGGTGCCGGACACCTCGGCCCATCTGTCGGCCTGGTGCGAGCTGCTGTGTCAAATCGCGGGGCTGCCGCCGGTCGGCCCCACGGACACCGTCACCGGTGTGGTGTCCCTGCCACAGCGGCGCGGTCCGCACCACCCGTAG
- a CDS encoding thiolase family protein, translated as MPRTVRDVVFVDGVRTPFGKAGPKGIYNGTRADDLVVKAIRELLRRNPDLDPAKIDEVAIAATTQIGDQGLTLGRTAGILAGLPQSVPGYSIDRMCAGALTAVTAVAGGVAFGAYDVALAGGVEHMGRHPMGEGVDPNPRFVSEKLVDESALFMGMTAENLHDRYPTITKLRADEYAVRSQEKAAKAYADGKIQQDLVPISVRNTNEAAGETGWGLVTTDEPMRPGTTLENLAGLKTPFRTHGRVTAGNAAGLNDGATAAIIASEDFARENNLPVKMRLVAYSFAGVEPEVMGYGPIPATEKALAQAGLTIDDIGLFEVNEAFAVQVLAFLEHYGIADDDSRVNQYGGAIAFGHPLASSGVRLMTQLARQFEEQPHVRYGLTTMCVGFGMGATVIWENPNFNAEGDSK; from the coding sequence GTGCCTCGTACCGTCAGGGACGTCGTCTTCGTCGACGGCGTCCGCACCCCGTTCGGCAAGGCGGGCCCGAAGGGCATCTACAACGGGACCCGCGCCGACGATCTCGTCGTCAAGGCGATCCGGGAGCTGCTGCGCCGCAACCCGGACCTGGACCCCGCGAAGATCGACGAGGTCGCCATCGCCGCGACCACGCAGATCGGTGACCAGGGTCTGACCCTGGGTCGCACCGCCGGCATCCTGGCGGGCCTCCCGCAGTCCGTGCCCGGCTACTCCATCGACCGCATGTGCGCCGGCGCGCTGACCGCCGTGACCGCCGTCGCGGGCGGCGTGGCCTTCGGCGCGTACGACGTCGCCCTCGCCGGCGGCGTCGAGCACATGGGCCGCCACCCCATGGGCGAGGGCGTCGACCCGAACCCGCGCTTCGTCTCCGAGAAGCTGGTCGACGAGTCCGCCCTGTTCATGGGCATGACCGCCGAGAACCTGCACGACCGGTACCCGACGATCACCAAACTCCGCGCCGACGAGTACGCCGTGCGCTCGCAGGAGAAGGCCGCCAAGGCGTACGCCGACGGCAAGATCCAGCAGGACCTGGTCCCGATCTCGGTGCGCAACACCAACGAGGCCGCCGGCGAGACGGGCTGGGGCCTGGTCACCACCGACGAGCCGATGCGTCCGGGCACCACGCTGGAGAACCTGGCCGGCCTGAAGACCCCGTTCCGTACCCACGGCCGGGTCACCGCGGGCAACGCCGCCGGTCTCAACGACGGTGCCACCGCCGCGATCATCGCGTCCGAGGACTTCGCCCGGGAGAACAACCTCCCGGTCAAGATGCGCCTGGTCGCGTACTCCTTCGCGGGTGTCGAGCCGGAGGTCATGGGCTACGGCCCGATCCCGGCCACCGAGAAGGCCCTGGCGCAGGCCGGCCTGACGATCGATGACATCGGTCTCTTCGAGGTCAACGAGGCGTTCGCGGTCCAGGTCCTCGCGTTCCTGGAGCACTACGGCATCGCCGACGACGACTCCCGTGTGAACCAGTACGGCGGCGCCATCGCCTTCGGTCACCCGCTCGCCTCCTCCGGCGTCCGTCTGATGACGCAGCTGGCCCGCCAGTTCGAGGAGCAGCCGCACGTCCGCTACGGCCTGACCACCATGTGCGTCGGCTTCGGCATGGGCGCCACGGTCATCTGGGAGAACCCGAACTTCAACGCCGAGGGAGACTCCAAGTGA
- the hemE gene encoding uroporphyrinogen decarboxylase translates to MSANDRPKGQPSQTYDSAFLKACRREPVPHTPVWFMRQAGRSLPEYRKLREGTQMLESCMRPDLVTEITMQPVRRHGVDAAIFFSDIVVPLKAIGVDLDIKPGIGPVVAQPIRRREDLAQLRDLTPEDVSYVTEAIGMLTGELGSTPLIGFAGAPFTLASYLVEGGPSKNHEHTKALMYGDPQLWADLLDRLAEITSAFLKVQIEAGASAIQLFDSWVGALAPADYRRSVMPASAKVLESVASYGVPRIHFGVGTGELLGLMGEAGADVMGVDYRVPLDEAVRRVGPGKALQGNLDPAVLFSTTEAVEAKTREVLDAAAGLEGHIFNLGHGVLPTTDPDALTRLVEHVHTSTRR, encoded by the coding sequence GTGAGTGCCAACGACCGCCCCAAGGGCCAGCCGAGTCAGACGTACGATTCCGCCTTCCTGAAGGCGTGCCGGCGGGAGCCGGTTCCGCACACCCCGGTGTGGTTCATGAGGCAGGCGGGGCGCTCCCTCCCGGAGTACCGGAAGCTGCGCGAGGGCACGCAGATGCTGGAGTCCTGCATGCGGCCCGACCTGGTCACCGAGATCACCATGCAGCCCGTGCGGCGGCACGGCGTGGACGCGGCGATCTTCTTCTCCGACATCGTGGTCCCCCTCAAGGCGATCGGCGTCGACCTCGACATCAAGCCGGGCATCGGCCCCGTCGTCGCCCAGCCGATCCGCCGCCGCGAGGACCTCGCACAACTGCGCGACCTCACTCCGGAGGACGTCTCGTACGTCACCGAGGCGATCGGCATGCTCACGGGTGAATTGGGCTCCACGCCGTTGATCGGCTTCGCCGGCGCGCCTTTCACCCTCGCGAGCTACCTCGTCGAGGGCGGCCCCTCGAAGAACCACGAGCACACCAAGGCCCTCATGTACGGGGACCCGCAGCTCTGGGCCGACCTGCTGGACCGCCTCGCCGAGATCACCTCCGCCTTCCTCAAGGTCCAGATCGAGGCCGGCGCCTCGGCGATCCAGCTCTTCGACTCCTGGGTCGGCGCACTCGCCCCCGCGGACTACCGCCGCTCGGTGATGCCGGCGTCGGCGAAGGTCCTGGAGTCCGTGGCCTCGTACGGCGTCCCGCGCATCCACTTCGGCGTGGGCACCGGCGAGCTGCTCGGCCTGATGGGCGAGGCCGGCGCGGACGTCATGGGCGTCGACTACCGGGTCCCGCTGGACGAGGCCGTGCGCCGCGTCGGCCCCGGCAAGGCGCTCCAGGGCAACCTGGACCCGGCGGTCCTCTTCTCCACCACGGAGGCCGTGGAGGCCAAGACCCGCGAGGTCCTGGACGCCGCCGCCGGTCTGGAGGGCCACATCTTCAACCTCGGGCACGGCGTCCTGCCGACCACCGACCCCGACGCCCTGACCCGCCTGGTGGAGCACGTCCACACCAGCACCAGGCGCTGA
- the hemQ gene encoding hydrogen peroxide-dependent heme synthase, giving the protein MTAPEKIPNAGKKAKDLNEVIRYTLWSVFKLKDVLPENRAGFADEVQELFDQLAAKDITVRGTYDVSGLRADADVMIWWHAETSDELQTAYNLFRRTRLGRALEPVWSNMALHRPAEFNKSHIPAFLADENPRDYVSVYPFVRSYDWYLLPDEDRRRMLKDHGMMARGYPDVRANTVASFSLGDYEWMLAFEADELYRIVDLMRHLRASEARMHVREEVPFYTGRRKSVADLVAGLA; this is encoded by the coding sequence ATGACTGCACCAGAGAAGATTCCCAACGCGGGGAAGAAGGCGAAGGACCTGAACGAGGTCATTCGCTACACCCTGTGGTCCGTCTTCAAGCTGAAGGACGTCCTGCCCGAGAACCGCGCCGGTTTCGCCGACGAGGTCCAGGAGCTGTTCGACCAGCTGGCCGCCAAGGACATCACCGTCCGCGGCACCTATGACGTCTCCGGCCTGCGCGCCGACGCGGACGTCATGATCTGGTGGCACGCGGAGACCTCCGACGAGCTGCAGACCGCGTACAACCTGTTCCGCCGCACCCGGCTGGGCCGCGCCCTGGAGCCGGTCTGGTCGAACATGGCCCTGCACCGCCCGGCCGAGTTCAACAAGTCGCACATCCCGGCCTTCCTGGCCGACGAGAACCCGCGCGACTACGTCAGCGTGTACCCGTTCGTGCGCTCGTACGACTGGTACCTGCTGCCCGACGAGGACCGTCGCCGCATGCTCAAGGACCACGGCATGATGGCGCGCGGCTACCCCGACGTGCGTGCCAACACCGTCGCGTCCTTCTCCCTGGGCGACTACGAGTGGATGCTGGCCTTCGAGGCCGACGAGCTGTACCGCATCGTCGACCTCATGCGTCACCTGCGTGCCTCCGAGGCCCGCATGCACGTCCGTGAGGAAGTCCCCTTCTACACCGGACGCCGCAAGTCCGTCGCCGATCTGGTGGCCGGGCTCGCCTGA
- a CDS encoding FAD-dependent oxidoreductase: protein MAAERLVVIGGDAAGMSAASQARRLKGPADLEITAFERGHFTSYSACGIPYWVGGQVAGRDELIARTPEEHRARDIDLRTRTEVLELDLAGRRVRARDLDSGAESWTAYDKLVLATGARPIRPRLPGIGAHGVHGVQSLDDGQRLMDDLERTRGRRAVVVGAGYIGVEMAEALVGRGFEVTVLHRGEQPMATLDPDMGGLVHTAMNGMGIRTVSRAEVTGILTDEEGRACAVATAAGDEYPADVVVLGMGVEPRTALARAAGLPLGDSGGLLTDLSMRVRGHEDIWAGGDCVEVLDLVAGRPRHIPLGTHANKHGQVIGSNVGGGYATFPGVVGTAVSKVCDLEIARTGLRERDAREAGLRFVTATIRSTNTAGYYPGATEMTVKMLAERRTGRLLGVQIVGGAGAAKRVDIAAVALTAGMTVDQVVSLDLGYAPPFSPVWDPILVAARKAVAAVRSAGV from the coding sequence ATGGCGGCGGAACGACTGGTGGTGATCGGCGGTGACGCGGCGGGCATGTCCGCCGCGTCACAGGCCCGGCGGCTGAAGGGTCCGGCGGATCTGGAGATCACCGCTTTCGAGCGGGGGCACTTCACCTCGTACTCCGCGTGCGGGATCCCGTACTGGGTCGGCGGGCAGGTCGCCGGCCGGGACGAGTTGATCGCCCGCACGCCCGAGGAGCACCGCGCCCGGGACATCGACCTGCGCACCCGGACCGAGGTCCTGGAACTGGACCTCGCGGGCCGGCGCGTCCGCGCCCGGGACCTGGATTCGGGCGCGGAGTCGTGGACGGCGTACGACAAGCTCGTCCTGGCGACGGGCGCCCGCCCGATCCGCCCCCGGCTGCCCGGCATCGGCGCGCACGGGGTCCACGGGGTCCAGTCCCTGGACGACGGGCAGCGTCTGATGGACGACCTGGAGCGTACGCGGGGCCGCCGGGCGGTCGTGGTCGGCGCGGGCTACATCGGCGTGGAGATGGCGGAGGCGCTGGTCGGTCGGGGCTTCGAGGTCACCGTCCTGCACCGGGGCGAGCAGCCGATGGCCACCCTGGACCCGGACATGGGCGGCCTCGTGCACACCGCGATGAACGGCATGGGCATCCGTACGGTGTCCCGCGCCGAGGTGACGGGGATCCTCACGGACGAGGAGGGCCGCGCGTGCGCGGTGGCCACGGCGGCGGGGGACGAGTACCCGGCCGACGTGGTGGTGCTGGGCATGGGGGTGGAACCCCGGACGGCCCTGGCCCGCGCGGCGGGCCTCCCCCTGGGCGACTCGGGCGGACTGCTGACGGACCTCTCGATGCGGGTCCGGGGCCACGAGGACATCTGGGCGGGGGGCGACTGCGTGGAGGTCCTGGACCTGGTGGCGGGCCGCCCGCGGCACATCCCCCTGGGCACGCACGCCAACAAGCACGGCCAGGTCATCGGCTCGAACGTGGGGGGCGGCTATGCAACCTTCCCCGGCGTGGTCGGCACGGCCGTGAGCAAGGTGTGCGACCTGGAGATCGCCCGCACGGGACTGCGCGAACGCGACGCGCGGGAGGCCGGCCTGCGCTTCGTGACGGCGACGATCCGCTCGACGAACACGGCGGGCTACTACCCGGGTGCGACCGAGATGACGGTGAAGATGCTGGCGGAACGCCGCACGGGCCGGCTGCTGGGCGTCCAGATCGTGGGCGGGGCCGGCGCCGCGAAGCGCGTCGACATCGCGGCCGTCGCCCTCACCGCCGGCATGACGGTGGACCAGGTCGTCTCCCTGGACCTGGGGTACGCCCCGCCCTTCTCCCCGGTCTGGGACCCGATCCTGGTGGCGGCCCGCAAGGCGGTCGCCGCGGTCCGCTCGGCCGGCGTCTGA